ccagcttggtgccatctgcacatttgctgatggtgcactgtgctcccttctccacatcatcaataaagatgttaaacaggactgggcccacactgatccctgcaggacaccactgcacacacgctgcatgtggcaccattccccaccactctctgggccccgatgtccatccagttcttagcccagggaggggtgaaccgctccaagccacaggcttcagcttttccagggaatgctgtgggatatGCTGTCAAAGGCTAAAGTTCAAGTAGACaacatccccagccctccctgtatccaccaggccctgtcagaaaactcctggtgggcaggagctgggcaggaggcagccgtgtgccctggcagcgaggcagggcaggagcacccagggctgtgggaccaggacatcaaggacatggattatccagggcactggggcctggtttgggttgcccagggcaggaaagatgtctggcagctggagcagggtgagggaagggcctccaaggtggggctggagccctttggctgtgagcagaggctgagggagctgggcttgtccagcccggagcagggaaggctgaggggctcctcatcccagcctggcagtgccagccaggagctgatggagaacacagagccaggatcttcaccggggggcctggggggagacaaaagacaatgggtggaaagggggaaagaggggagatcagacaggacatgtggaaaactcTTGTTCTcatgggctcagacaggttctgaAATGATGCTCTGGCTCTGTCTTTTGGGATTTCCAGTTTCAGACCAAATCCAGACTTGAAccacttggtctgacccagTTTCTGCAGACTcgacaaaatattttccatgctAATCCCAattttggaatgggccagaGCAGATGTTTATGGGACAGGAACCCTCTGGGGATGTTGGGGACCTGCATGTTGCGAGGTGCGTGAGCACATGTCATTAGGAGGTGTATTTGAGTACTTGAAGAAATGTGAGAattttcccaccaggagagaagagaaatttcctggaagtgtactgatggcaagaacagaaatcctgctctttccCTCTACTTGTGTTACACTGTACTGTCTATTATTTCATATCCCTCTTCATTTGGATGTTTCCACCactcctgtttaaatggccgTGTCTGAGGATGTCTCTTCACTAGACCAGATGGTTCTATGGCCTTCCCATTGCCTCTgtgcctctgagtctcagcagttcctgacccccaaaggacacaaacctgatgagctctggtgcccactgcactggtggctcttgcacctccctccacaggcacagcagagctcccttgtcccacaaagtccctggcaatgcagggatgaaggaaacaggacaggctgtggggatcaggggcagggcacggccagggatttggggtggttgtgagcccagggcaggagccggcccttggccttgctgaagctcatccaattgtcctgggcccatggctccagcctggccagatccctgtgcagagcttgctgccctgcagcacagccacactcccagccagcttgggctcccctggacactgactcagggtgccctccatggcctggtccacatcagcaaggaacacattgaactgccctggccccagtcctgagccctggggacacccctgcatgtggctccattgcccagcactccttgggctgcacttgtgtttgccatggagctgggcctgccttggcttctgtttgctgaccccaaatgaacatccctctgtgtctggggcagctccttctccaaggaaagcagctgggacttggtgccaaggagctgaaagctgcaggcacagcctggactggaggaagctcagatttgcactgggctgctctgagtgccagggcttggatgagggaaatggtgggatGGGGGTAGGGGcagagtgtgattgattgtcagccataaagggtctggatgttcatatctgttcagagtgcatgaggaggtgctggggatcaATATCAACTGGAGATTGCTGATATCAgtttataaatatgaaaataaaaaatatgaaaaattatcttctctctttttattttgaaatgaaatctATTTTGATTTGAGTGAAAGCTTAGACAAGTCCTGGCTCATGCTCCCATTTTTGGCAGTAGCTCTGTTTCAGGATACCTGATCCCCAAATTCCTCTTGCTCACAAGTTCTGGAGAATGGAAATTTATTAACAGACAAGAGACTTTAAAAGGACTACTTACTGCCCAGGATAAACAAAAGAAGTTCAGTTAGATACAAACCCAGTGCACAATAAAGTTACCTATATTACagccagtgaagaaatagcagagatcaggagtcaatgtaacttaccactgaactgatgagggagtgcacatggagccctttcactcagcttccagaaaaggaaccacaaaGATTCATCCAGACTTGGGAGTGAAGCCCTACCTGTTTCCAGGGACTATGCTCAAGAGTTTTGTATAGTGAAAATTTTGTTCATATTTAATAGTTTTTAAagtgaagtgtgtgtcactgagaaattcaaggcttatctcccttcagtctgctctcaaggcaggatgttcatggtcagctgggaattccacctccctggcaccagagataactcagcacaggacagatgtccagcctgggttatgtcagcaattgctgagagggggaagatgccctgagtgatggcccagctgatggacagaacagatgagctgtgctgtgccacaggggaagtcctgctgcaggaacctcatggaaccagggggctgttgtgacattgtgatggctcctggaaccaaggagagagaccatggtgacaccaatgaacctcctggaaccagggagagagaccatggtgacaccaatgaacctcctggaaccaaggagttcaaaggtctcaaacattctttccagggttctgccttggggaaggggaacctccttggtggcaccttgggctggcacacacctgaggagtgactCTGTTTTTATATCTGGAAAGTTAGGAATTCTACGTTCttctaaaaaaagtaaaggaaaatcctgtctctgtctgagtgcagccagttctgcaaGCAAAGCTGGTCgcagatgagggaggacagacaggatggagttggggaatatggagcaaggttgtccacactgggtcagacctcaagtcacagctcctctgagcaggccagacctcctgaggagagaccctggatcaatatcagtcacagagtgctgcagtcaactctgctctaaacagagcagtattaaaaaccattcattcaaaataggaatggatatttcttagaagctctttgaaatatttctccctaagtggatttgaaaaccttcctgatgaactgcaccaggccagagggaaatcaaggcagagccatggtTTGTCAGGAGTTCCTTGATCACAATGAGCtccgtggtgcatttggtgctgcGCCCTTGAACCTCAGAGCCTGACAGGACATTGCACAAACCTTTCtaggagtccaagtcagaataaatgccaagaaaataatgctaaaaaaaaaataatgccagaaaaaaaccccaaagtgtctcaaagcattaatgggtcccacaAAGGTCTATCTCTAACACAGGATCCTCATGGACACCTTGGAAGGGAGAACTGGAGGCCATGATTCTCCAAAAACCTCCCAGACTcagagaagaaaggacaaaggaaattacctcaaaaaaatgaagtaccttcaagcattaatgagcgccactgagtgttgttactgagaaaggctctcaagagactaattacAGCAGAGAAttggaggccatgattgcacaaagctctcagagactccaaggcaagaacaaaaccccaagttcatggaaaaacctgcagtccctgggagcatgaaggagcccccagggccattcctgaccaaggctccccagggactggtcccagcagatccctgaggacactggcatgtggggggatgaTGAAGGCGGGACAAGGGCTGACATGCTGTTGGGTTGGTCAAATGATCAACAGCAGTCCTTGGTTACAATTGTGGTGCTGGACTCTGGTGGATCCATCTCCTCTCAGCAGTACCTGGTGGTTTTTAAGGGAAACATGGGAGGATAATCACCCTCCACCTGAACAAGTTTAAAGCCTAGAGAAACTCTGAACTGGTCAGAATGCTGGACCatcttcctgctccctccactCATCACTCTGCCTCACAGAACATGCTCTGGTCTCCCTGAGGGGAGCAGAACTGGTGAGATTTCAGATATCcagaaataccaggagagatATGGGGGAAGTTTACAAATCTACTCTTAAActcttaaaatgtaaattgtgtctatgtgtgtgttAGAGGAGAGGATGTCAGGGAAATGGTTTCGATTTCAGTTACAGGTGTGTCCTCTATCTCTTCACTGTCCCTTTCTCCATGACAGAACCcaatgcccagagtgcagaaatgtccaacagcagctccatcaggcacttcctcctgctggcattggcagacacgcggcagctgcagctcctgcacttctgcctcttcctgggcatctccctggctgccctcctggccaacggcctcatcatcagcgccgtagcctgcggccaccacctgcacacccccatgttcttcttcctgctcaacctggccctcactgacctgggctccatctgcaccactgtccccaaagccatgcacaattccctctggcacaccaacaacatctcctactctgcatgtgctgctcagctgtttctggttttcttctttcttggaacagaattttccctcctgaccatcatgtgctacgaccgctacgtgtccatctgcaaacccctgcactacgggaccctcctgggcagcagagcttgtgcccacatggcagcagctgcctgggccagtgcctttctcaatgctctgctgcacacagccaatacattttccctgccgctgtgccatggcaatgccctgggccagttcttctgtgaaatcccacagatcctcaagctctcctgctcacactcctacctcagggaacttgggctcatTGCTGTTAGTCTATATTTggtgttttgctgttttgtgttcattgttttctcctatgtgcagatcttcagggttgtgctgaggatcccctctgagcagggaaggcacaaggccttttccacctgcctccctcacctggctgtgatcTCCCTTTTTGTTATTACTGCCACATTTACCCACatgaagcccccctccatctcctccccaacCCTAGACATGGTGGTTTctgttctgtactcagtggtgcctccagccacgaaccccctcatctacagcctgaggaaccaggagctcaaggctgcagtgtggacactgatgactAGATGGCGTATGAAACAGTAAGCTTCTTGGCACTTTCTGCTAATCACTTGCaataaaaatcatatttcatACTTCTTGCGGGTTTCATATTGGGCAatctttgtgtttattttatagTTGCAATATAGTCCACAAAGAAAAGCCATTCTCTCTGCAATTTCTCATTTTGATTCTCTCCACCTTCATTGTGGCCCACAGACCACATCAATGAGGGCAAGCACTTTTGGTGGTTTTAAACGAACTAATGGATCTCTCTCCCAGCAGAGTTTTcaacagagatcccccttttgttcccttctctggagctgcagcagcaatgtctgtgcgcagagctggggcagatcagtgctgacacagcagctgtgcccagcagcagcagcagcagcacttggtgttgccagtgctgctcccgtgccactgccccgctgccctcctgcccctggtgttgctgcagggcctgagtGCTCTCGGggccaggcacagccctgggggtggcagtgccagggctgcagcagggacaggccatgggcactgctggggcagcgcTGACACCTCAGGGCAGGGCCTGGGGGCTGGAGGCTCCTTGCCCAGGCTCTCTCCAGAACACCTGGCCAGGCCAAcgctgagcacagaaaagccccgggagcagccccaggctggccgTGGGCAGGCTGGGCCCAAACAGCATGGCTGGTGCTCTGCAAGGTCCCTGCAAGGGGAGAGcctggcaaggagcagcagagcaggggctgatcCATCCCCAGTGCGCTGGACACCCCAGGGCAGCGTCCCAGAGCGTCCTCGTGCACCTGCCAACAACATcccccctctgcagccctggcctctcccccagctcacacaggtgccccatccttgcaggcacacacacgGCAGCACTGGCTCAGGAGCCCCTGTTTGCATTGCACAGAGCAGGCGTCAGCACcgccatggtgctgctgtgggcagagggacctgagggagcacaaatgccatcagcccctggggccagcaagggCTGCGGGACCAGAGGGAAACCACTCAGGTTTGTCGTGGCCTCTGAAGTCAGCCAGAAAGTTTGTTCCCATGAGCTGTGactttcctgtcccactgcagacgttgctgctcagagccagggctgcctggcagccacCCCCAAACTGCCCTGagcatttcctttgcttcacatttcctttctttagtCTTTCCTTATCCAGATTTCTTCCTCTTGCCCTCCCTGTGCCGGCCCATGCAATCAGTCCATCCCTGTTTGCCCTTTCCTCTCTGGCCCCACTCCCCATTTCAGTTCCTGAGCTAGCTCAATAGGAACATCCCTTAAGGAGCAGAATCAACCTCCAAGTGCTTCAGGAAttgtctgcagggtcctgcagtgcctggtgctgctctttCCAGAGGCACCCCAGGCGAGgggggcacatctgggctggtgtgtctggctgtggggctccctgtTGTGGGcaatgaggaggggctggagaggctctgcaggactgacaggatgggctttgggggctgtgaggagaagctgagggacctgagctgctgcaccttCTGAGGAGGAGGCCCAGGGCTCATCCTGCAACTGCTGCAGGGGTGGTTTCAGACAATCACAGAATgaggaaggctggaaaagaccttggagatcatcaagtccaacctgttCCCTGACACCGCCTTGTCTCCTCTGAGCCTCCTGTTGTCCAGGATAAAGGAtagcagctccttcagctgctcctcccaggacttgtgttccagagccctcaccagccttgttgccccCCTCTGTtactgctccagcccctccatgtccttcctatagtggggggctcagaactggacacagcactccaggtgctgcccaaccagtgctgagtacaggtgAAGAATCACTGTCCTACTCCTGCTGGctaggagcagggcagtgccaaCATTCCCCCCTCTGGGACACCACAGCTGTGGCAGACccaacattccatccctggaaatgctccatgAGAAGCTTCCAGTCAACGCAACTGACTGGccactgagcacccccagcctggcctgatGTGGATTCCTCTGCACGCAGCTCAGGCAAGATCCCCTTGGAGAACTTCACTTTTCCACAGACAagtgcccccaggtccctttctgcctggccctctccagccactctgtccccagcctggagcactgcaggggttgttgtggtcaaggtgcagggctctgcactTGCTCTTGTTAAACCACaccttgttggatttgggccctggatccagcctgtccaggtccctctgcagagctctcccaccctccagcacatccacactcacatccagcttggtgccatctgcacatttgctgatggtgcactCAGTgccctcatccagatcatcaatGCACATATTGAAATCCACGCTGGCTGGCTCTGATCCCTCAGCCATCCTGGAGGTGCCCTGTGATGGCACTCAAGGTGATCTGTTCCATCACCTCACCAGGCACCCAgctcaggctgacaggcctggagttccccagatcctccttccagcccttcctgtgGATGGGGTCACATTGGCACCTCCAGTCCTCTGGGACctccctgctgagccaggacTGATGAGAAATGATGGACAGCAGCTTGGGGAGCTCATTCACCAGCTGCCTCATCCCCCTAGCATGGatcccatctgctcccagagaCACCTGTGAGCATCTGAGTGGCTCAGCAGGtccccagctgcttcctcctggattacagggctctgttctgctccctgtccccatccacCAGCTCAGGAGAGCACTGGTCCTGAGAACAACCTGTCTTATTGTTGAAAACTGAGGCAACAAAGGTGTCAAGTACTTCAAACCTTTCCTCATCTTCAGTTTGTATATTCACCACTGTAGCCAATAAGGAGATAAGGTTCTCCTTGTCCCTTCTTTTGCTgttaatgtatttataaaaatattttacattatttttcactGCCCTTAGCAGGTTAAGCTCTACTGGAGCTTTcacctctctgcttttctttctgcatgacctAAAGACATCTTTAAACACTACATGAGCTTCCTTCCCCTCTGTCCAAAAGTGACGcaccttctttttcccctgagtTCCTGGAAAAAGCTCCATGCCCAACCAGGCCACTCATTTCCCTAACTAGCTCACATTTTGAAAGACAGGGACGgtgtgctcctgctccttcaaTATTTCTTCCTTGAATTGTGGCCATCCTTCCTGGACCACTTTTTTCGTAAGAACCGTTCCCCTTAAAAAATCAGTACCTGAATTTTTTACTCCCAAAATCTGCATCCTGAACAGGCTAAAGGCTGTTCTCAATAATTCCTCTGTAAAAGTTTTGTTGATGTCCCTCTTTCTTTCACAGAGTATTTAAAAACTCAATAATTCCATGCTCCCTGTACCCCAAACAGACTCTCACCACCACATCACATAACCTCCCACCAGCCCTTCTCCCTTTGTGAACAGCAGCAGACAGAGCTTTCCTtggcagagggaagagaaggaatcCTCCCCAAAGTGCAGCCTGGAAGGTTCACCCTGGAGCTGAGGGAACACAGAAGTCCCTCCCAGGACAGAATGTCGGTGGCCGAGGTGTCCCAGCGTGAGGCCGGGCCACGGCACGGCTCTGTGTGCCAGGAGCCGGCAGCGCCGGGTGCAGGGAGCCCAGGGAGGGCACAGAAATGCTGGGCTGAGAAATGCTGGGGGGGACAGCGAGATGGGCGAGCGCAGCCGgccagggcagaggagcagcacgcacagggggcacaggctgcaggagagatggccgagggctgggcagggctggcagggccagaggcacccaggcctttgtcccctgggctcaggcagggcctctgcaggccccacagaaggaactttcctggcaggggccgcactttgcttctgcctcggccctccctgaggaggctggcagggcttgcaggctgatgccatttgcccttgctgcccctgccatcccactgccccagcaacagcccc
This region of Cinclus cinclus unplaced genomic scaffold, bCinCin1.1 SCAFFOLD_32, whole genome shotgun sequence genomic DNA includes:
- the LOC134057234 gene encoding olfactory receptor 14J1-like, whose amino-acid sequence is LHYGTLLGSRACAHMAAAAWASAFLNALLHTANTFSLPLCHGNALGQFFCEIPQILKLSCSHSYLRELGLIAVSLYLVFCCFVFIVFSYVQIFRVVLRIPSEQGRHKAFSTCLPHLAVISLFVITATFTHMKPPSISSPTLDMVVSVLYSVVP